One segment of Accipiter gentilis chromosome 26, bAccGen1.1, whole genome shotgun sequence DNA contains the following:
- the ARAP3 gene encoding arf-GAP with Rho-GAP domain, ANK repeat and PH domain-containing protein 3 isoform X3 — MSSLCGPDSDIADWLATIHLERYRDVFKQHGYHVARDAALLDGNHLQQIGITATGHRKRILNLAQQTRMLSQFQGGPAAGDAHFRATEVLDASQAGKDAMKAELGGSTDAFGTQQHIATPAQASPLEKDPASPLLKPVPKPRTVFPRSKPEQSLPPVPPARATVPAHSPGSDKEPAAFVVLEGFVPGESSTDLDSPEPTPALPAGPGAAVAMGMGASRLRARESAREETRLPPAPDHGQTLEASEKSPPSAPSIPPRHSHRVPAAKPSPGSVPEGHPVSSPPLPAAAAPTRRDPSPCPRAASQLGSGQGRLEMVSNVIYEGLEPPSAPTEDSGGADGPQGQGVAQPPVLSLQELTQPDDKPDSPGWPGGGLPPIPQRPTGKAEVSDQPISPYSETIFGHVAPSREQKGVGISSDQSYEAVSELDLEREACRTSSECSSEGRSEDEETRSRLINRIVQNDTEGYSTVEAPRAEGTSFSLPAHLYPDEVLDDLTISPYASFTSLSEPRPTMLSGWLDKLSPQGNYVFQRRYVRFDGKNLMYFSSEKEPYPKGVIPLSVIEMARSTKDNKFQVFTSHRIFVFRAENEAQRNEWCSTLQKKVMDQRLVGSRPRPTNTAHCQKSGILELKGQKSKVFAALSLPEMWLYKSEQFFKMGIGICLIEMRGSTIREAKNRSFELITPFKIFSFVAESEREKREWMEALQEAIAEMLYDYEVAEKIWSNKANKYCADCWAQSPDWASINLCVVICKQCAGQHRSLGSNISKVQSLKLDTSVWSNEIVQLFIVLGNDRANRFWAAHLPTTEALYPDASAEQRRDFISRKYREGRYRLPHPHYPTQEDVLQALCTAVAGPALLKTILQFFSSSEAGLTADPAACEVAPGADPWWRPESKRPRNHSGSTRTQELGPEGVYNEITQPVTHSGYLYRATAPHKLPGAKKSKEDFQRTWCSLERALLFFESEKCTEPLGHIESTDLISLGVNRAQALTSPGPTERFRFTLELFLTGEKVHQLGTDGPETLQAWASAIGKWFTPVSCHCLLGYEFQRVGQLRYKCMLNPERWQQAFFILQKAHLFICPTEDDGAEDSINLRRLQELSVVPPMDTPEKKELLILVEMGRTFYLQGLSRADSAAWYTDIQASAGGRGNALRDQQLSRGDIPIIVDSCIAFITQYGLRHEGIYRKNGAKSRIKVLMEEFRRDARNVKLRINDNFIEDVTDVLKRFFRELEDPVFTLELHPQWKEAAEISSKPQRLERYKDLIHRLPRLNHKTLAALIGHLYRVQKCADLNQMSTKNLSLLFAPSLFQTDGKGEHEVKVMEDLIDNYVSIFNIDEDQVSQMDLENSLITTWKDTQLSQAGDLIIEVYLEQKLPDCCVTLKVSPTMTAEELTNQVLEMRNVAASLDIWLTFEALENGELERPLHPKEKVLEQALQWCKLPEPSAAYLLVRKVPIGEGSCLFTGIKRETPKCGLLKCREEPPKLLGNKFQERYFVIRDRRLLLLKEKRSAKPEREWPLDAAKVYMGIRKKLKPPAQWGFTLTLDKQQLYLVCSGQAELWDWTTSILKAQHDDLRPVIMRRRSSSDLAKQKFGTMPLVPLHGDSTDTTMLSANQTLRRLHTRRTLSMFFPMKMHQDSLEEQQEKEVDADPVYEEELSSVILRKNEGQPPEPGQPVT, encoded by the exons ATGAGCTCCTTGTGCGGTCCTGACTCTGATATTGCAGACTGGCTGGCCACCATTCACTTGGAGAGGTACCGGGATGTCTTCAAGCAGCATGGGTACCATGTGGCCAGAGACGCCGCCTTGCTGGATGGCAACCACCTGCAGCAGATCGGCATCACCGCCACCGGGCATCGCAAAAGGATCCTGAACTTGGCGCAGCAGACACGGATGCTCAGTCAATTCCAGGGGGGACCCGCAGCAGGAGATGCCCATTTCCGAGCCACCGAGGTCCTGGATGCCTCCCAGGCAGGCAAGGATGCCAtgaaagcagagctgggagggtCTACTGATGCCTTTGGGACACAACAGCACATTGCTACGCCTGCCCAGGCATCGCCTCTAGAGAAGGACCCTGCTTCTCCCCTCCTGAAGCCAGTTCCCAAGCCGAGGACAGTTTTCCCTCGCTCAAAGCCAGAGCAGAGCTTACCGCCCGTGCCACCAGCACGTGCCACGGTGCCAGCACACAGCCCAGGTAGCGACAAGGAGCCTGCTGCCTTTGTGGTACTGGAGGGATTTGTGCCAGGGGAGAGCTCCACGGATTTGGATAGCCCGGAGCCCACACCAGCATTGCCGGCTGGCCCAGGGGCAGCCGTAGCCATGGGCATGGGAGCATCCAGGCTGCGAGCGCGGGAGAGCGCTCGGGAGGAGACACGACTCCCCCCAGCTCCGGATCATGGACAAACCCTGGAGGCATCGGAGAAATCCCCCCCGTCTGCCCCATCCATCCCACCACGGCACAGCCACAGGGTCCCGGCAGCTAAGCCCAGCCCGGGCAGCGTGCCAGAGGGTCACCCCGTGTccagccctcccctgcctgctgcagctgccccaACCAGGAGAGATCCCTCACCGTGCCCCAGGGCAGCCTCGCAGCTGGgctcagggcagggcaggctggagaTGGTGTCCAACGTCATCTATGAAGGACTCGAGCCCCCGTCAGCACCCACTGAGGACTCAGGAGGGGCGGATGGTCCCCAGGGTCAGGGTGTCGCTCAGCCCCCGGTTCTGTCCCTGCAAGAGCTGACCCAGCCGGACGACAAGCCTGA CAGTCCCGGCTGGCCTGGTGGGGGCCTGCCCCCCATCCCGCAGAGACCCACCGGCAAGGCAG AGGTCAGCGACCAGCCCATCAGCCCCTACAGCGAGACCATCTTTGGACATGTAGCCCCATCCCGGGAGCAGAAG GGTGTTGGCATCTCCTCCGATCAGAGCTACGAGGCAGTGTCTGAGCTGGACCTGGAGCGAGAAGCATGCAG GACAAGCAGCGAGTGCAGCAGCGAGGGAAGGAGCGAGGATGAGGAGACCCGGTCCCGGCTCATCAACCGCATTGTTCAGAATGACACAGAGGGGTACTCTACCGTGGAAGCACCACGGGCTGAAGGCACATCGTTCAGCCTGCCAGCCCATCTCTACCCAGATGAGGTCCTGGACGACCTCACCATCTCCCCTTACGCCAGCTTCACGTCACTCTCTGAGCCCCGACCCACCATGCTCAGTGGCTGGCTGGACAAGCTCTCCCCACAAGG GAACTATGTCTTCCAGAGGCGCTACGTCCGTTTCGACGGGAAGAACCTGATGTACTTCAGCAGTGAGAAA GAGCCCTACCCCAAGGGGGTGATCCCGTTGTCCGTGATTGAGATGGCTCGCTCCACCAAGGACAACAAGTTCCAGGTCTTCACCAGCCACCGGATCTTTGTCTTCCGTGCCGAGAATGAGG CCCAGAGGAATGAGTGGTGCTCCACACTGCAGAAGAAGGTGATGGACCAACGCCTGGTgggctcccggccccggcccaccAACACTGCTCACTGCCAGAAGTCAGGCATCCTGGAGCTGAAGGGTCAGAAGTCCAAGGTGTTCGCAGCCCTGAGCCTGCCCGAGATGTGGCTGTACAAGAGCGAGCAG TTCTTTAAAATGGGCATTGGCATCTGCTTGATTGAGATGCGTGGCTCCACCATCCGCGAAGCCAAGAACCGCAGCTTCGAGCTCATTACCCCCTTCAAAATATTCAG CTTTGTGGCGGAGTCAGAGCGGGAGAAGCGGGAGTGGATGGAGGCCCTGCAGGAGGCCATAGCTGAGATGCTTTATGACTACGAGGTGGCAGAGAAGATCTGGTCCAACAAAGCCAACAAATACTGTGCGGACTGCTGGGCTCAAAGTCCTGACTGGGCATCCATCAACCTGTGCGTGGTCATCTGCAAGCAGTGTGCAG GGCAGCATCGCAGCCTGGGCTCCAACATCTCCAAGGTGCAAAGTCTGAAGCTTGACACCAGTGTCTGGTCCAATGAAATTGTACAG CTCTTCATTGTGCTGGGAAATGATCGAGCCAATCGGTTTTGGGCAGCTCACCTCCCTACCACTGAAGCTCTCTACCCAGATGCCAGTGCCGAGCAGAGACGGGACTTCATCTCCCGCAAGTACCGAGAGGGACGGTACCGCCTGCCCCATCCCCATTACCCCACTCAGGAGGACGTGCTCCAG GCACTGTGCACTGCGGTGGCAGGACCAGCCCTGCTCAAGACCATCCTGCAGTTCTTCTCGTCCTCGGAGGCTGGGCTGACAGCTGACCCTGCTGCCTGCGAGGTGGCCCCAGGGGCCGACCCTTGGTGGCGACCAGAAAGCAAAAGGCCCAGGAACCATTCAG ggagcaCCCGCACACAGGAGCTGGGTCCGGAGGGTGTCTACAATGAGATCACGCAGCCAGTGACACACAGCGGGTATCTGTACCGGGCCACAGCCCCCCACAAGCTCCCAGGTGCCAAGAAGAGCAAAGAGG ACTTCCAGCGCACATGGTGCTCCCTGGAGAGAGCCCTGCTCTTCTTCGAGTCAGAGAAATGCACTGAGCCCCTGGGCCACATTGAGAGCACGGACCTCATCTCCCTGGGTGTGAACAGAGCCCAGGCACTCACCAGCCCTGGCCCCACTGAAAG ATTTCGCTTCACCCTTGAGCTCTTCCTCACCGGGGAAAAAGTGCACCAGCTGGGAACTGATGGGCCTGAGACGCTGCAAGCCTGGGCCAGCGCTATTGGCAAG TGGTTCACACCCGTGAGCTGTCACTGCCTGCTGGGCTACGAGTTCCAGCGTGTGGGCCAGCTGCGCTACAAGTGCATGCTCAACCCTGAGCGGTGGCAGCAGGCCTTCTTCATCCTGCAGAAAGCCCACCTCTTCATCTGCCCCACCGAGGATGACGGGGCTGAGGACAGCATCAACCTCCGGCGGCTGCAGGAGCTCA GTGTGGTTCCCCCCATGGATACCCCAGAGAAGAAGGAGCTACTGATCCTGGTGGAGATGGGGAG GACATTTTACCTCCAGGGCTTGTCACGGGCGGACTCGGCAGCATGGTACACCGACATCCAAGCATCGGCAGGGGGCCGGGGTAACGCGCTGCGGGACCAGCAGCTGAGCCGGGGGGACATCCCCATCATCGTGGACAGCTGCATCGCCTTCATCACGCAGTACG GGTTGCGGCATGAGGGGATTTACCGCAAGAATGGAGCCAAGTCCCGGATCAAGGTACTGATGGAGGAGTTTCGGCGGGATGCCCGCAATGTCAAGCTGCGCATCAATGACAATTTCATCGAGGACGTCACTGATGTGCTGAAGAGGTTCTTCCGTGAGCTGGAAGACCCTGTCTTCACCCTGGAGCTGCACCCACAGTGGAAGGAGGCTGCAG AAATCTCCTCAAAACCCCAGCGCCTGGAGCGGTACAAGGACCTCATTCATCGCCTGCCTCGCCTCAACCACAAGACCCTGGCTGCGCTCATCGGGCACCTCTACCG GGTGCAGAAATGTGCGGACCTCAACCAGATGAGCACCAAAAACCTGTCACTGCTCTTTGCACCCAGCCTTTTCCAGACTGATGGCAAAGGGGAGCATGAGGTCAAGGTGATGGAAGACCTCATTGACAACTATGTCAGCATCTTCAAC ATTGACGAGGACCAGGTATCCCAGATGGATCTGGAGAACAGTCTGATCACTACCTGGAAGGACACCCAG CTCTCACAGGCAGGGGACCTCATCATCGAGGTGTACCTGGAGCAGAAGCTGCCCGACTGCTGTGTCACCCTGAAG GTGTCCCCCACAATGACAGCAGAGGAGCTCACCAACCAGGTGCTGGAGATGCGCAACGTGGCGGCCAGCCTGGACATCTGGCTGACCTTTGAGGCCCTGGAGAACGGGGAGCTGG AGCGGCCCCTGCACCCCAAGGAGAAGGTGCTGGAGCAAGCTTTGCAGTGGTGCAAGCTCCCAGAGCCCAGCGCTGCATACCTGCTGGTGAGGAAGGTCCCCATTGGCGAGGGGAGTTGTCTCTTCACAG GCATCAAGCGTGAGACCCCCAAGTGTGGGCTGCTGAAATGCCGTGAGGAACCCCCCAAGCTGCTGGGGAACAAGTTTCAGGAGCGCTACTTCGTCATCCGGGACCGGAGACTGCTGCTGCTCAAGGAAAAGAGG AGTGCCAAGCCAGAGCGGGAGTGGCCCCTGGATGCAGCCAAGGTTTACATGGGCATTAGGAAGAAGCTGAAGCCACCAGCCCA GTGGGGTTTCACACTGACCCTGGACAAGCAGCAGCT GTACCTGGTGTGCTCGGGACAGGCTGAGCTGTGGGACTGGACCACTAGCATCCTCAAGGCTCAG CATGATGACCTGCGCCCTGTGATCATGCGCCGGCGCTCCTCCTCAGACCTCGCCAAGCAGAAGTTCGGCACCATGCCGCTGGTGCCCCTGCACGGGGACAGCACTGACACCACCATGCTCTCCGCCAACCAGACCCTG CGCCGCCTGCACACGCGAAGGACTTTGTCCATGTTCTTT CCCATGAAGATGCACCAGGACtccctggaggagcagcaggagaaggaagtGGACGCCGATCCTGTCTATGAGGAG GAGCTCAGCAGCGTCATCCTCAGGAAGAACGAAGGCCAGCCACCGGAGCCAGGCCAGCCAGTGACGTGA
- the ARAP3 gene encoding arf-GAP with Rho-GAP domain, ANK repeat and PH domain-containing protein 3 isoform X2 yields MSSLCGPDSDIADWLATIHLERYRDVFKQHGYHVARDAALLDGNHLQQIGITATGHRKRILNLAQQTRMLSQFQGGPAAGDAHFRATEVLDASQAGKDAMKAELGGSTDAFGTQQHIATPAQASPLEKDPASPLLKPVPKPRTVFPRSKPEQSLPPVPPARATVPAHSPGSDKEPAAFVVLEGFVPGESSTDLDSPEPTPALPAGPGAAVAMGMGASRLRARESAREETRLPPAPDHGQTLEASEKSPPSAPSIPPRHSHRVPAAKPSPGSVPEGHPVSSPPLPAAAAPTRRDPSPCPRAASQLGSGQGRLEMVSNVIYEGLEPPSAPTEDSGGADGPQGQGVAQPPVLSLQELTQPDDKPDPGWPGGGLPPIPQRPTGKAEVSDQPISPYSETIFGHVAPSREQKGVGISSDQSYEAVSELDLEREACRTSSECSSEGRSEDEETRSRLINRIVQNDTEGYSTVEAPRAEGTSFSLPAHLYPDEVLDDLTISPYASFTSLSEPRPTMLSGWLDKLSPQGNYVFQRRYVRFDGKNLMYFSSEKEPYPKGVIPLSVIEMARSTKDNKFQVFTSHRIFVFRAENEAQRNEWCSTLQKKVMDQRLVGSRPRPTNTAHCQKSGILELKGQKSKVFAALSLPEMWLYKSEQFFKMGIGICLIEMRGSTIREAKNRSFELITPFKIFSFVAESEREKREWMEALQEAIAEMLYDYEVAEKIWSNKANKYCADCWAQSPDWASINLCVVICKQCAGQHRSLGSNISKVQSLKLDTSVWSNEIVQLFIVLGNDRANRFWAAHLPTTEALYPDASAEQRRDFISRKYREGRYRLPHPHYPTQEDVLQALCTAVAGPALLKTILQFFSSSEAGLTADPAACEVAPGADPWWRPESKRPRNHSGSTRTQELGPEGVYNEITQPVTHSGYLYRATAPHKLPGAKKSKEDFQRTWCSLERALLFFESEKCTEPLGHIESTDLISLGVNRAQALTSPGPTERFRFTLELFLTGEKVHQLGTDGPETLQAWASAIGKWFTPVSCHCLLGYEFQRVGQLRYKCMLNPERWQQAFFILQKAHLFICPTEDDGAEDSINLRRLQELSVVPPMDTPEKKELLILVEMGRTFYLQGLSRADSAAWYTDIQASAGGRGNALRDQQLSRGDIPIIVDSCIAFITQYGLRHEGIYRKNGAKSRIKVLMEEFRRDARNVKLRINDNFIEDVTDVLKRFFRELEDPVFTLELHPQWKEAAEISSKPQRLERYKDLIHRLPRLNHKTLAALIGHLYRVQKCADLNQMSTKNLSLLFAPSLFQTDGKGEHEVKVMEDLIDNYVSIFNIDEDQVSQMDLENSLITTWKDTQLSQAGDLIIEVYLEQKLPDCCVTLKVSPTMTAEELTNQVLEMRNVAASLDIWLTFEALENGELERPLHPKEKVLEQALQWCKLPEPSAAYLLVRKVPIGEGSCLFTGIKRETPKCGLLKCREEPPKLLGNKFQERYFVIRDRRLLLLKEKRSAKPEREWPLDAAKVYMGIRKKLKPPAQWGFTLTLDKQQLYLVCSGQAELWDWTTSILKAQHDDLRPVIMRRRSSSDLAKQKFGTMPLVPLHGDSTDTTMLSANQTLRRLHTRRTLSMFFPMKMHQDSLEEQQEKEVDADPVYEEVGNFPELATLELGQGLLADLSAVPPVDRSKKPAPFPEQPPATALRSSLPASPAQRVAGLPVTKALSLERGLNLESDRAPVQGLRPTKTASLERNMEPSLALAGDWEQATTPGSSPSMETSLEISKKRNMQSPSPINNKLIQELSSVILRKNEGQPPEPGQPVT; encoded by the exons ATGAGCTCCTTGTGCGGTCCTGACTCTGATATTGCAGACTGGCTGGCCACCATTCACTTGGAGAGGTACCGGGATGTCTTCAAGCAGCATGGGTACCATGTGGCCAGAGACGCCGCCTTGCTGGATGGCAACCACCTGCAGCAGATCGGCATCACCGCCACCGGGCATCGCAAAAGGATCCTGAACTTGGCGCAGCAGACACGGATGCTCAGTCAATTCCAGGGGGGACCCGCAGCAGGAGATGCCCATTTCCGAGCCACCGAGGTCCTGGATGCCTCCCAGGCAGGCAAGGATGCCAtgaaagcagagctgggagggtCTACTGATGCCTTTGGGACACAACAGCACATTGCTACGCCTGCCCAGGCATCGCCTCTAGAGAAGGACCCTGCTTCTCCCCTCCTGAAGCCAGTTCCCAAGCCGAGGACAGTTTTCCCTCGCTCAAAGCCAGAGCAGAGCTTACCGCCCGTGCCACCAGCACGTGCCACGGTGCCAGCACACAGCCCAGGTAGCGACAAGGAGCCTGCTGCCTTTGTGGTACTGGAGGGATTTGTGCCAGGGGAGAGCTCCACGGATTTGGATAGCCCGGAGCCCACACCAGCATTGCCGGCTGGCCCAGGGGCAGCCGTAGCCATGGGCATGGGAGCATCCAGGCTGCGAGCGCGGGAGAGCGCTCGGGAGGAGACACGACTCCCCCCAGCTCCGGATCATGGACAAACCCTGGAGGCATCGGAGAAATCCCCCCCGTCTGCCCCATCCATCCCACCACGGCACAGCCACAGGGTCCCGGCAGCTAAGCCCAGCCCGGGCAGCGTGCCAGAGGGTCACCCCGTGTccagccctcccctgcctgctgcagctgccccaACCAGGAGAGATCCCTCACCGTGCCCCAGGGCAGCCTCGCAGCTGGgctcagggcagggcaggctggagaTGGTGTCCAACGTCATCTATGAAGGACTCGAGCCCCCGTCAGCACCCACTGAGGACTCAGGAGGGGCGGATGGTCCCCAGGGTCAGGGTGTCGCTCAGCCCCCGGTTCTGTCCCTGCAAGAGCTGACCCAGCCGGACGACAAGCCTGA TCCCGGCTGGCCTGGTGGGGGCCTGCCCCCCATCCCGCAGAGACCCACCGGCAAGGCAG AGGTCAGCGACCAGCCCATCAGCCCCTACAGCGAGACCATCTTTGGACATGTAGCCCCATCCCGGGAGCAGAAG GGTGTTGGCATCTCCTCCGATCAGAGCTACGAGGCAGTGTCTGAGCTGGACCTGGAGCGAGAAGCATGCAG GACAAGCAGCGAGTGCAGCAGCGAGGGAAGGAGCGAGGATGAGGAGACCCGGTCCCGGCTCATCAACCGCATTGTTCAGAATGACACAGAGGGGTACTCTACCGTGGAAGCACCACGGGCTGAAGGCACATCGTTCAGCCTGCCAGCCCATCTCTACCCAGATGAGGTCCTGGACGACCTCACCATCTCCCCTTACGCCAGCTTCACGTCACTCTCTGAGCCCCGACCCACCATGCTCAGTGGCTGGCTGGACAAGCTCTCCCCACAAGG GAACTATGTCTTCCAGAGGCGCTACGTCCGTTTCGACGGGAAGAACCTGATGTACTTCAGCAGTGAGAAA GAGCCCTACCCCAAGGGGGTGATCCCGTTGTCCGTGATTGAGATGGCTCGCTCCACCAAGGACAACAAGTTCCAGGTCTTCACCAGCCACCGGATCTTTGTCTTCCGTGCCGAGAATGAGG CCCAGAGGAATGAGTGGTGCTCCACACTGCAGAAGAAGGTGATGGACCAACGCCTGGTgggctcccggccccggcccaccAACACTGCTCACTGCCAGAAGTCAGGCATCCTGGAGCTGAAGGGTCAGAAGTCCAAGGTGTTCGCAGCCCTGAGCCTGCCCGAGATGTGGCTGTACAAGAGCGAGCAG TTCTTTAAAATGGGCATTGGCATCTGCTTGATTGAGATGCGTGGCTCCACCATCCGCGAAGCCAAGAACCGCAGCTTCGAGCTCATTACCCCCTTCAAAATATTCAG CTTTGTGGCGGAGTCAGAGCGGGAGAAGCGGGAGTGGATGGAGGCCCTGCAGGAGGCCATAGCTGAGATGCTTTATGACTACGAGGTGGCAGAGAAGATCTGGTCCAACAAAGCCAACAAATACTGTGCGGACTGCTGGGCTCAAAGTCCTGACTGGGCATCCATCAACCTGTGCGTGGTCATCTGCAAGCAGTGTGCAG GGCAGCATCGCAGCCTGGGCTCCAACATCTCCAAGGTGCAAAGTCTGAAGCTTGACACCAGTGTCTGGTCCAATGAAATTGTACAG CTCTTCATTGTGCTGGGAAATGATCGAGCCAATCGGTTTTGGGCAGCTCACCTCCCTACCACTGAAGCTCTCTACCCAGATGCCAGTGCCGAGCAGAGACGGGACTTCATCTCCCGCAAGTACCGAGAGGGACGGTACCGCCTGCCCCATCCCCATTACCCCACTCAGGAGGACGTGCTCCAG GCACTGTGCACTGCGGTGGCAGGACCAGCCCTGCTCAAGACCATCCTGCAGTTCTTCTCGTCCTCGGAGGCTGGGCTGACAGCTGACCCTGCTGCCTGCGAGGTGGCCCCAGGGGCCGACCCTTGGTGGCGACCAGAAAGCAAAAGGCCCAGGAACCATTCAG ggagcaCCCGCACACAGGAGCTGGGTCCGGAGGGTGTCTACAATGAGATCACGCAGCCAGTGACACACAGCGGGTATCTGTACCGGGCCACAGCCCCCCACAAGCTCCCAGGTGCCAAGAAGAGCAAAGAGG ACTTCCAGCGCACATGGTGCTCCCTGGAGAGAGCCCTGCTCTTCTTCGAGTCAGAGAAATGCACTGAGCCCCTGGGCCACATTGAGAGCACGGACCTCATCTCCCTGGGTGTGAACAGAGCCCAGGCACTCACCAGCCCTGGCCCCACTGAAAG ATTTCGCTTCACCCTTGAGCTCTTCCTCACCGGGGAAAAAGTGCACCAGCTGGGAACTGATGGGCCTGAGACGCTGCAAGCCTGGGCCAGCGCTATTGGCAAG TGGTTCACACCCGTGAGCTGTCACTGCCTGCTGGGCTACGAGTTCCAGCGTGTGGGCCAGCTGCGCTACAAGTGCATGCTCAACCCTGAGCGGTGGCAGCAGGCCTTCTTCATCCTGCAGAAAGCCCACCTCTTCATCTGCCCCACCGAGGATGACGGGGCTGAGGACAGCATCAACCTCCGGCGGCTGCAGGAGCTCA GTGTGGTTCCCCCCATGGATACCCCAGAGAAGAAGGAGCTACTGATCCTGGTGGAGATGGGGAG GACATTTTACCTCCAGGGCTTGTCACGGGCGGACTCGGCAGCATGGTACACCGACATCCAAGCATCGGCAGGGGGCCGGGGTAACGCGCTGCGGGACCAGCAGCTGAGCCGGGGGGACATCCCCATCATCGTGGACAGCTGCATCGCCTTCATCACGCAGTACG GGTTGCGGCATGAGGGGATTTACCGCAAGAATGGAGCCAAGTCCCGGATCAAGGTACTGATGGAGGAGTTTCGGCGGGATGCCCGCAATGTCAAGCTGCGCATCAATGACAATTTCATCGAGGACGTCACTGATGTGCTGAAGAGGTTCTTCCGTGAGCTGGAAGACCCTGTCTTCACCCTGGAGCTGCACCCACAGTGGAAGGAGGCTGCAG AAATCTCCTCAAAACCCCAGCGCCTGGAGCGGTACAAGGACCTCATTCATCGCCTGCCTCGCCTCAACCACAAGACCCTGGCTGCGCTCATCGGGCACCTCTACCG GGTGCAGAAATGTGCGGACCTCAACCAGATGAGCACCAAAAACCTGTCACTGCTCTTTGCACCCAGCCTTTTCCAGACTGATGGCAAAGGGGAGCATGAGGTCAAGGTGATGGAAGACCTCATTGACAACTATGTCAGCATCTTCAAC ATTGACGAGGACCAGGTATCCCAGATGGATCTGGAGAACAGTCTGATCACTACCTGGAAGGACACCCAG CTCTCACAGGCAGGGGACCTCATCATCGAGGTGTACCTGGAGCAGAAGCTGCCCGACTGCTGTGTCACCCTGAAG GTGTCCCCCACAATGACAGCAGAGGAGCTCACCAACCAGGTGCTGGAGATGCGCAACGTGGCGGCCAGCCTGGACATCTGGCTGACCTTTGAGGCCCTGGAGAACGGGGAGCTGG AGCGGCCCCTGCACCCCAAGGAGAAGGTGCTGGAGCAAGCTTTGCAGTGGTGCAAGCTCCCAGAGCCCAGCGCTGCATACCTGCTGGTGAGGAAGGTCCCCATTGGCGAGGGGAGTTGTCTCTTCACAG GCATCAAGCGTGAGACCCCCAAGTGTGGGCTGCTGAAATGCCGTGAGGAACCCCCCAAGCTGCTGGGGAACAAGTTTCAGGAGCGCTACTTCGTCATCCGGGACCGGAGACTGCTGCTGCTCAAGGAAAAGAGG AGTGCCAAGCCAGAGCGGGAGTGGCCCCTGGATGCAGCCAAGGTTTACATGGGCATTAGGAAGAAGCTGAAGCCACCAGCCCA GTGGGGTTTCACACTGACCCTGGACAAGCAGCAGCT GTACCTGGTGTGCTCGGGACAGGCTGAGCTGTGGGACTGGACCACTAGCATCCTCAAGGCTCAG CATGATGACCTGCGCCCTGTGATCATGCGCCGGCGCTCCTCCTCAGACCTCGCCAAGCAGAAGTTCGGCACCATGCCGCTGGTGCCCCTGCACGGGGACAGCACTGACACCACCATGCTCTCCGCCAACCAGACCCTG CGCCGCCTGCACACGCGAAGGACTTTGTCCATGTTCTTT CCCATGAAGATGCACCAGGACtccctggaggagcagcaggagaaggaagtGGACGCCGATCCTGTCTATGAGGAGGTGGGCAACTTCCCTGAACTGGCCACgctggagctggggcaggggctgctggcagacCTGTCGGCCGTGCCCCCTGTGGACAGGTCCAAGAAGCCAGCTCCGTTCCCTGAGCAGCCCCCGGCCACGGCGCTGCGCTCCTCGTTGCccgccagcccagcccagagggTGGCGGGTCTCCCCGTCACCAAAGCCCTGTCCCTTGAAAGGGGTTTGAACCTGGAGAGCGACAGAGCTCCAGTCCAGGGGCTCAGACCCACCAAAACGGCCTCTCTGGAGAGGAACATGGAGCCTTCCCTGGCACTGGCTGGGGACTGGGAGCAGGCAACCACACCAGGGAGCAGTCCCAGTATGGAGACTTCCCTGGAGATCTCCAAGAAGAGGAACATGCAGTCTCCCTCACCTATCAACAACAAACTCATCCAGGAGCTCAGCAGCGTCATCCTCAGGAAGAACGAAGGCCAGCCACCGGAGCCAGGCCAGCCAGTGACGTGA